The Canis lupus familiaris isolate Mischka breed German Shepherd chromosome 5, alternate assembly UU_Cfam_GSD_1.0, whole genome shotgun sequence region CAGAGGagaagccgccgccgccgccgccgcctggccAGACTTTTCTGTTCCAAGGACAACCCATAGGTGAGGCGTGCGCAGAGAGCCAGAGGGCGAGGTAGAGTCCTTGGGAAGGCAGAGTTTGGGGAGGAGCAAGGTCTGGGGCGGGAATGGGGGGGTGGTGCCCGTCCTGACCTCCCCGCACTCACTCTGCTTCCTACGCCCCCGCAGTGAACCGGCCGCTGAGCCTGCAGGACCAACAGAAGTTCGCGCGCTCAGTGGGTCTCAAATGGCGCAAAGTGGGGCGTTCCCTGCAGCGAGGTTGCCGAGCGCTGAAGGACCCGGCGCTGGACTCCCTGGCCTACGAGTATGAGCGCGAAGGGCTCTACGAGCAGGCCTTCCAGCTGCTGAAGCGCTTCGTGCAGGCGGAGGGCCGCCGCGCCACACTGCAGCGCCTCGTAGAGGCCCTCGAGGAGAACGAGCTCACCAGCCTGGCAGAGGACTTGCTGGGCCTCACGAATCCCGATGGTAGCCTGGCCTAGACGGGGTACCAGAAAAGGGGCAATCGGTCAGTTGCCCAACAGGGTTTGGAGCACCTGGATGACCCTAGGGTCCCTTCTGCTGCTACTGCTGAGATCCTATCCATCCACAGGACTCTGAGACCACACTTACAACCCCGCTTGGCCCAGCTGTTGGAGCTCCTGGGCAGTGTTGACTGCCTTCTCCAGGAGTTGGGCAAGCACCCACCATGCCTGTTGGGGTGCCACTGGGGATTTGGCCCCAAATACTATGATAGCAGTAGAGTGCGTGGGCGGCCTACTCCAGCGGTTTACCCACCCCAAAGGCACGGCTTCTGGCCAGCCCTTACCTCTTCATTCATTGAACAACTAAACTACTTATGAAGCACTTGCTGTGTCCTAGCCATCATCCTGGGTGCTGCAAATACTGTGGTGAACAAGATACACAAACCTCCCTGCCTCCAATTCATACTCAGTGTCAGACTGCAAATTTTAAgcaatagtaataaaatattacctgtttttttattgtgaaaaatataaaaattgtgggAGCTTTGAGGCGGTGCCTAACCCAGGTTAGGGGCTAGGCTTCCAGTGAGAGATAGGAGTGTGAAAAGGGGAGCTGGTCTGGGGTTGAGGGAATGGCAACATTTTGGGCAGAGCTTCACCTGCGGTGATGTCTTGAGGAAtgttagaaggaaagaaagtttgGCGTGGGTGGACCTAGGGGTAGGTAGGTGGGTTTGCAATGAGAGCGGCTGGTGAGTGTGGGAGGCAGTTCCAGGTCTGGTAAGtcattttacagattttggattttataCTGAGGCCAGTGAGAAGCATTTAGAGGATTTGAGGAGTTAAGGTTGGGAGGctggtgaggagggagagaaagagttaGAGGTTGAGTGGGGGAGCATAGGGGTGGAGGCCTAGGCTACAGCAGCAGAGATGGGGGAAGGATGAACATGGAGAGCTGTTTAGGATGGAGGATAACAGGCCTAGTACCAACGGATGAGGAGAGTGCAGGAGGACCTCagagtttgtctttttgttgatgGAGGGTGGGGCTGCCTGCTGGGATGGGGGCTCTCAATCTCCAGAGGAACGCTCTGTCCACATGGGTCCCAGATCAAGCCCTTTATTCATCAGCCTACTTCAGGAATCCCTCAAGCTGAACCATTCCTGCCAGTCCAATCCGGCCTACGGTGACCCAGGCCGAGTTACTTCTGCCTGTAGGAGGCTATGCTGGTTTGGGGCATTAGGGACCATGGGGCCGGGAGGTGCCTCTGGGGAGACAGAATGAAGTGCTCACCTGTGAAGTTAAGGCAGACAGCGTTGGCCTCCTGCCCTGGTGGACagatggggagggggcaagggaggacagaggaaagagGCCCAGACTGAACTCCAGAAGATAGGGCAATGCTCTTAATTTCTTCCTGTCTGAtgctgggcaagtcacttaactcccTGAGGGGCAGGGCCCCCTCTGGGCACGAGCAATGAAAGCTACTTCCAGAGTTGTGAGAATCGAATGAGCTGCCTGTTGGTCCCAGTGTGCGTTTGCTGGGGCGGGAGCAGGGGCGGCACAGCGGAGCCAGGAGTAAGGAGGCAGCCGCTCGCCCGCCATCTGTGATTTATATACAGGTCGTGCCTGGTTGAACCTGGGCTGCTGGTGAGCTGAGAAGCGCTTCCAAGGATCGCCTGAGGCTGTGGCCAAGTAGATGCCTAAAATGCTCAGCCTCAGGGCTTGGGACcgcctgccctgggctcctgccAAGCCAGGCCCTGCCTCACTCTGGAGAGGTGGGGGTGTGGAGATTAACCAGAGGCTAAAGTTCCttcctgcgccccccccccccccccgcccaaaagCAGATGTGGGGAATTGGAGCCCACCCTGAGACCAGAACTCGCTCCTCAGGCTTGCCCAGCGAGAGCAGCCTGGGGGAGCCCTCTCAGATTAGTCTCCCGTCGGAGACGGCGCTGCCCGCGGCGCCAGGGCGGAGCCGAGCTCCAGATGTCCAGGCGCGCACAGCTGGAGGGTCACgtggcggcggccgcggcccccCCTTCCTGCCAACGCTGCATTTGGCCCAGGCCCCGTCCCTGGCTGCCCTTGGGACCCCGCGCCGAGCCCCGGAGGCCCTGGCGTCCGGGGCCGCGCCGCTCCCAAGGGACAAGCGTGCAGGACCCCAAGGAGCGACGTGGTGGGTAGGGAGTGGTCGAAGGGGTCGGCTTTGCTGCGGGAAGGCGGGCGGGGAAGGGCCGAGCCCGCGTCTCCGGCCTGGGGGCCGCGTCCGGCGGCGCTGAGGGGGTGGGGACCGTGTGTAGGAGGAACCTGCAGCCCCCCAGGGTGCCCAGCCCCGCGCGGGGTGCCACGGCCCAGAGCAGGAGCGCCCGAGGGGGATGGATGGCGCGTAGCGGAGGCCCTGGGCCGGCGGCCTCCGCCCCCTGCCCTCGGGGACAGCGACGCCCGGAGCCCCTCCCGGCCAATGGCTTCCGCGTCGCGAGCCCCTGACCGCGTCTCTCCGCAGGGGGCGCGGGCGCCAGCCGCTCGGACATGAGGCGGAGGCTGCGCCTCCGCGGGGACGCGTCTCTCACGCTGCTCCTGGGCACCGCCCTCGGCCTCCTTCTCTACGCGCAGCGCGAGGGCGCGGCCCCGACGACCGGCGCCCCCCGGCCGCAAGGGGAGGCCGAGCCGGGGCCCACCCCAGGCCTCCGCGTCTTCCCGGCCCCGGACGCAggcgccgccgcggccccgccggcCTACGAAGGGGACACGCCGGAGCCGCCCACACCCACGGGGCCCTTTGACTTTGGCCGCTACCTGCGCGCCAAGGACCAGCGGCGCTTCCCCCTGCTCATCAACCAGCCGCACAAGTGCCGAGGGGATGGCTCGCCCGCGGGGGGACCCGACCTGCTCATCGCCGTCAAGTCGGTGGCGGCGGATTTCGAGCGGCGCCAAGCCGTGCGCCAGACGTGGGGTGCTGAGGGTCGCGTGCAGGGGGCGCTCGTGCGCCGCGTGTTCCTGCTGGGCGTGCCCCGGGGCGCGGGCACCGACGGGGCCGACGCCGAGGGGGAAGGCCCACGGAGCCACTGGCCTGCCCTGCTGCGTGCCGAGAGCCGCGCCTACGCGGACATCCTCCTCTGGGCGTTCGACGACACGTTCTTCAACCTAACGCTCAAGGAGATCCACTTCCTGGCCTGGGCCTCGGCCTACTGCCCCCAGGTGCGCTTCGTTTTTAAGGGCGACGCAGACGTGTTTGTGCACGTGGGAAACCTGCTGGCGTTCCTGGCGCCGCGGGACCCGGCGCAGGACCTGCTCGCGGGTGATGTGATCGTGCAGGCGCGTCCAATCCGCACGCGGGCCAGCAAGTACTACATCCCGGAGGCTGTGTACGGCCTGCCCGCCTACCCAGCCTACGCGGGTGGTGGCGGCTTTGTGCTCTCGGGGGTCACGCTGCGTCGCCTGGCCGACGCCTGCGCGCAGGTTGAGCTTTTCCCCATTGACGACGTGTTTCTGGGTATGTGCCTCCAGCGCCTTCGGCTCACACCCGAGCCTCACCCTGCTTTCCGCACCTTTGGCATCCCTCGTCCTTCAGCCGCGCCGCACTTGCGCACCTTTGACCCCTGCTTTTACCGAGAGCTGGTGGTAGTGCACGGGCTCTCGGCCTCGGACATGTGGCTTATGTGGCGCCTACTGAACGGGCCCCAAGGGCCAGCCTGCGCCCGTCCATGGCCTGTCGCTGCTGGCTCTTTCCAGTGGGGCCCCTAGCCACCTTCATGGCCCCAAGAGCCTCTCACTAAGACCCAGTAGGATTACTGCCGTGTATGTAGTTCTTTCCCAGAGGTACACTTCAAAATCTAGCCTCCTACCCCTGAAAGTCTGCCTCAAGTCCCTAGGGAATGAAGATTGAGCTTGGCTCCTGCACACCTACCCTACTGGGAAGTGATCTAGAAGCAACTGAATGGTAGCTCTTCGAGACAGCCAGGACTGAGGCCAAAGAGCACCAAGCCCCACCAAACAGGTGGACATGTTTGGTCCTCCTAGCACCAAGTAGGTTTTAGGGGGTTGGGGATAGGTGGTGGCAGAGGCTCACGGAATCGTACCATACTCCTTGATTTGGAAGTCCCTGAGTGATACACATGCAGATCTTTCTCAAGGCTGGAAGAGGTGCGGGGGCCTGGCCTCAGTCCTCATGGAACTGAAAGGCATTTTGCTATAACTCAATCTGAAGGTAGGCATTTTGATTCCCATCTGTCCCTCCAAATTGGATTTTCAGCCATGTACTCACCTTTAGATCGTCTTCAGAGGTCTTCTTTCCTGAAGCCAACCCCTCCTAGGCCCTGGTCTGCCTGGACCACCACGGATGGAGACACACTGAGTTGCCTGGTCCTACCTAGAGTCTTTCTCCACCACACAAgaatttgcacacacacaccagtctCCTACTTGAAGCTGTGCTGCCCCACTCCAGAGAGGCAAGGAACCTAAGATGACTCTACCATAAAACTTCCCATATTGTTCACCCACTTTCTTGAAAATCAACACTCCCATGCTTATTTTAGTACAAACATCCAGCAACAGCGCATGGTGAGCCGCTGCTGAGGGCATAGGTCTTTATTGGAGGGGTATGGGCAGGGCATGAGGAGGGTTCCCCTATTCTAGGAAGATGGGAATAGTCCTGGCTGCCCCTAcagtgggatgtgtgtgtgtgtgtttgggggggggggggggttctggcCAGGCCACAGTCCAAATGGGAAGACACTAGTCAGTCACAAAATTATGGGAGTGCCACATAAGGCTGGCTGTACGCCCAGGAACCACTTAGGAGCCTGGGGCAGGTCCCCTGCACATTCATTGTTAAACTCTACAGGATGAGGCTGTACATGAGTTAATTACAAAAGAGTCATATTTACAAAAATCTGTACACACATTTGAAAAACTCACAAAATTGTCATCTATGTATCACAAGTTGCTagaccaaaatattaaaaatgggataaaattatacatttctcttctcaattcttttcaaaaggattatttttaaagcacatatgCTACTTTCCTTAGCAAGACCCATGAAAAGACTGAGCAGCCCAGCCTTCCTTGAGTCCCCAGAGGCCTTGAGCCATGAATGGGCCTGGCCAGGGGACATTGCCCAGGGCTGGGGCAAGAGAGCCAGCCCACAGTGCAGAACAGAATGCCGAAACAACAAAAGGAGGAAGATGTCTTTGGCTAAAACTTTGGCATTAAATAAAAGAGGCAAACGGGATGGAAACATGCAGCCTGCTAAGCCAGGTTGGGGCACAGCAGGGGCACAGGTGACCTTGAAGGCTGGCTCCAAGAGGGGTAGGAACCAGGCCTGGGCACATTCCTGGATGGTAAAAAGCTGTGTTTCAATGCGTTAGGTGTGCCTACTGGGCCTGGAAGGGAGCACGTGCAAAGAAGGAACAGGGAAGGAACTGGGCCATCTTGGCCACAGCCAGCTCATCAAGTAACTAAAGTGGATGTAGTGCAAAAGTCGCAACCAAGTACTATGGACATGCCACCTGCTTGCCTGAAGGGTCATGTGGCAAtgatgggccaaaggcaggaccTTGTCCTTGTCCTGGGTGCCTGTGTCCTCAGCCACAGAAAGAGTACTAACTTTTCGCAATGCATGTGGAACAGGAGAGACAGACCTCTGTCTCCATATGTGTTAGTCGAGGTCGCCTGGGTCCAGGTATCAAGGCTCAGAGTTTGTGCTTCTCTTTGCAGTCTGTGTCCTCTGTTGGCAAAAGCAGGCTGAGGAAAGACAGAGGAATCTCCGAGCCTCTCACCCCATGGCAGAGCACATAGTCCGAGCCCCACCTCAGAACATCACAACAGCCTTTCAACAATGGCAAGGTGTCCAAGAATATCCACAGGGTGGCACATGGAGGCCCACTGAATAGGAACCAATGCACAGCTCCACAGGGCAGAGGGGCATGGGCCAGTGATGTCCTTAGGGGAGCTCTGCTGTTCTCAGGTGGGCACCAGGCCTGGGGGGGCCATACAGGGTCACCGAGGCAATATGGTTATTCTGCATGACCTGGTATGAGAAGAAGACAGTGAGTCAAAGGGAAGGAGTGGAAAGGATGTAGGCAGGGCAGGCAATCAGATCCATAAAAACCACCAGTACGGGGGCTGTGAGTGCAGACACAGGATTTGGGGTAGCTCCTGTACACAAAGGACGGAGGTTGTATGTGCAACACACCTGCACACAGGGTTGGGTCATCTCTGGCCCAGCAACTGTGTGTTCTACATGGGATACAAAAACTTCACTCTACATATTTATTCAGTCCTTCTGGCACTGCTAGGGGCCTACTGAATGAAGGTGTAGCATCCAAAAGGTAGACAAGGGACAGCCCATTCTTCTTCCTAGCCAATGGGGCCTCTATAGCCACTTACCCATAGCACATTCTTTAATATGGCATTTAAAGGCCCCCAGTACTCCCATGCTGAGCTCCACTTGCTCCCAGGGGTTCCCTTTCCTACCATATTTATGTTTTCACATATGTGAGATCCCCGTTACCTCTCATCTTGCTGGATATAGACCACTGTAGCCGCCATGACCTCAAATTTCCCCAACATAATTTCTGAACTCTTACTGTTATATGTGGGCAGGTCATATTCTTAGCAAACAGCGTTACCAGAAAATCAGTAACCAGCAGGGCCATCAGGCCTTCCCTAACCATACTCCATCACTTGCCTGTCCCTGCCATGGCCATTAGCTCATCAACCCCCAGGACTTACCTCAAAGATCATCCGCTGAAGACCAAAGCAGAATGTGGAGCCAAATGGGTTGGTATTGTTTGGGGAGGAGGACCTGTGGCCAGGGAAGCTAGAATTAGAAAGGCAGACAGAAGCCAAGTCCAGGCAGGGCATCTAGTCCCTTTTGAGATGGGGGCCACTGCAGTATCTCCCATGGCTGTCTGTTTCCTACACAGGCCCTTGAGGTACCAGGGGTAGTGATAGGTATCGTTTAAATTCTGAACCTTACAAAGCCCAATGGGGCACAGGAAGTTATTATGCAATTAGACTAGAGTGGCAAGTTAGGAGGGAGGAGCCTCAAGCAGGATGGCAAGTGGGTATGAAGCTGTAGACTATAGCATGTGGCaactttaatgggaaaaaaagagccAGGACAGTCAGTGAAAACTGCTTCCCTTTCTGAATAACTAGAGGTGAAAGCCCCCCCTACCTGGAGAGGGGAGCTatccccggggaggggggcacctCTCTGGTGTAGGTAAATATGCAGAATAGCTGGCCCAGTGGTAATatgcagggtgggggcaggaagtaTGTATGTGGCAACAAGACAACTTCTGTCATTTCTAAGCTTTAGGTACTGCTAGGCTTCCCTCAGTCTTCTGGGCTGTGAGGAGCAGGACAGGGTGGTCAGAGACAGCAACCTCCTATTCACCTGTGCAGGACAACAGGCTTCTCCACAGGGTGGCCCAGGAGCTCCTGGATGTTGTCCCACTGCAAAAGGCGGCACGGGGTTAGCAGAGACCTAATCATGCCTGTGACCAATGGCTGGCCCAGAAACATGGGCCCTAGACTGCTGGCAGGCTCACACCCACCTCATTTTGGGGCTACATAAGGTGGGAAAATAGGAGCTCACCTTGCTGTAGGTTGTACATGTTTCTGTCTGACCATCTGCATTTTC contains the following coding sequences:
- the B3GNT9 gene encoding UDP-GlcNAc:betaGal beta-1,3-N-acetylglucosaminyltransferase 9 isoform X1; its protein translation is MSRRAQLEGHVAAAAAPPSCQRCIWPRPRPWLPLGPRAEPRRPWRPGPRRSQGTSVQDPKERRGGAGASRSDMRRRLRLRGDASLTLLLGTALGLLLYAQREGAAPTTGAPRPQGEAEPGPTPGLRVFPAPDAGAAAAPPAYEGDTPEPPTPTGPFDFGRYLRAKDQRRFPLLINQPHKCRGDGSPAGGPDLLIAVKSVAADFERRQAVRQTWGAEGRVQGALVRRVFLLGVPRGAGTDGADAEGEGPRSHWPALLRAESRAYADILLWAFDDTFFNLTLKEIHFLAWASAYCPQVRFVFKGDADVFVHVGNLLAFLAPRDPAQDLLAGDVIVQARPIRTRASKYYIPEAVYGLPAYPAYAGGGGFVLSGVTLRRLADACAQVELFPIDDVFLGMCLQRLRLTPEPHPAFRTFGIPRPSAAPHLRTFDPCFYRELVVVHGLSASDMWLMWRLLNGPQGPACARPWPVAAGSFQWGP
- the B3GNT9 gene encoding UDP-GlcNAc:betaGal beta-1,3-N-acetylglucosaminyltransferase 9 isoform X2: MRRRLRLRGDASLTLLLGTALGLLLYAQREGAAPTTGAPRPQGEAEPGPTPGLRVFPAPDAGAAAAPPAYEGDTPEPPTPTGPFDFGRYLRAKDQRRFPLLINQPHKCRGDGSPAGGPDLLIAVKSVAADFERRQAVRQTWGAEGRVQGALVRRVFLLGVPRGAGTDGADAEGEGPRSHWPALLRAESRAYADILLWAFDDTFFNLTLKEIHFLAWASAYCPQVRFVFKGDADVFVHVGNLLAFLAPRDPAQDLLAGDVIVQARPIRTRASKYYIPEAVYGLPAYPAYAGGGGFVLSGVTLRRLADACAQVELFPIDDVFLGMCLQRLRLTPEPHPAFRTFGIPRPSAAPHLRTFDPCFYRELVVVHGLSASDMWLMWRLLNGPQGPACARPWPVAAGSFQWGP